Within the Streptomyces vilmorinianum genome, the region GGCCACGTCCACGCCGAGCAGCTTCAGCTTCGTCGACATGTCGGCACCGGTGAAAGTGACATCAGCGGCTGCCGCCGCGGGGTGCTCCTCGGCGGAGGCGATCGTCGCCGCGGCCGTCAGCGCCATCTCGTAGCCGGGCGCCACCAGGCCGTACACCCTGCCGTCCGAGGCCAGCGCGCACTCGCCGATCGCGAACACCGCCGGGTCGGACGTCCGGCACTGCTCGTCGACCGCGATGCCGCCGCGCTCGCCGACCGCGAGGCCGCAGTCGCGCGCCAGCTGGTCCCGGGGCCGTACACCCGCCGAGAACACCACCATGTCCGTGGCCAGTTCCGAACCGTCCGACAGACGCATCGCGGTGACCACGCCGTCCTCGGTCACGACCTCCTGCGTACCCGTCCCGGTGTGGACGCTCAGCCCCATCTGCTCGATCGTGCGCAGCAGCGCCGCGCCACCGCCCTCGTCCACCTGCACGGGCATCAGCCGGGGCGCGAACTCCACGATGTGCGTGTCGAGCCCGAGCCCCTTGAGCGCGCCCGCGGCCTCCAGGCCGAGCAGACCGCCGCCGACGACCGCGCCGGTCGTCGCCGTCTTGGCGTACTCCTCGATGGCGAGCAGGTCCTCGATCGTGCGGTAGACGAAACAGCCGCGGGCGTCCTTGCCGGGGACCGGGGGCACAAACGGGTACGAGCCGGTGGCCAGGACGAGCGTGTCGTACGGGATGACCTGGCCGGAGCGCGCGGTGACCGTACGGGCCGCGCGGTCGATCGACTCGGCCGGGTCGCCGACGTACAGCTCGATGCCGTGCTTCTCCATGAAGCCGTCCTCGACCATGGAGAGCTCGTCGGGGGTGCGGCCGGAGAAGTACGAGGTCAGCTGGACCCGGTCGTAGGCGGGGCGCGGCTCCTCGCAGAGCACGACGATGCGCGCGCGCTCGGTGATGCCCCGGTCCGCCAGCGCCTCCAGGAAGCGCTGGCCGACCATGCCGTGGCCGACCAGGACGACGGTGGGGGTGTGCACGGGCGTGGTCGACATCTCAGGAGCCTCCGTCATGGGTGAGCAGGTGGAGCAGGGGAGCGTGCGGAAGGGCCTCGTCGCCCTCCCAGGCCCGGGCGAGTGCCCCGACCGCGGCGAGATCGCCGAGGAGTACGCCGCCGACCAGGCGGTCGCCGCGGACGACGACCTTGCGGTAGGCGCTGCGGGTGGCGTCGGTCAGCTGGACGACGTCGTCGCCGGGCAGCGGCGTGGCCTCGCCGAAGGCCGCCAGGTCGAGGGAGACGGGCCCGCCGAGCGTGAGCCGGGTCAGCGCCCGGGTCCCGGTGTAGGCGGGGCGGGGAAGGTCCGGGGCATCGGCGGTGGCCACGGGCGGGAGCGGCGAGTCCGTGGTCGTCGAGGTCTCCGCGTGGAGGACCTCCGCCAGCGCGTCCGCCTGTTCCAGGGCCGGGCCGGCCAGGCCGTAGACCTGGCCGTCGTGCTCGGCGCAGTCGCCGATGGCGTGGATGTACGGATCGGAGGTCCGCAGCTCGTCGTCGACGACGACGCCCTTGCGGACGTCGAGACCGGCGTCCTTGGCGAGACCGACACGCGGTCGGACCCCGCAGGCCAGCACCACGACCTGGGCGTCGAGCACGAAACCGTCGGCGAGCTCCACGGCCGTGACCGCGCCGTCCTCCTGGCGGAGCCCGCTGACCCGGCACTCGGTGTGCACCTCGACACCGAGGGACTCCACATGCGAGCGGAGCAGCGCCGAGGCCTGGACGTCCAGCTGGCGTTCCATCAGCCGCTCGCCCTGCTGGGTGAGGACGACCTCGGCGCCGAGCGCGGCCAGCGCGCGGGCCGCCGAGACGCCGAGCAGACCGCCGCCGATGACGACCGCGCGGACCCCGGGCCGGACAAGGGCCCGCAGCTCCAGACAGTCGTCGAGCGTACGGAACGGATGGACGCCCGACGGCAGCCGCGAGCCGCGCAGTCCGCGCAGCGGCGGCAGCACGGGGTTCGAGCCGGTCGCCAGGACCAGCCGGTCGTAGCCGACCTCCGTCCCGTCCTCGCACTCCACGATCCGGGCGGCACGATCGATCCGTACCGCACGCACACCGCGCCGCACCGGCTCCTGCGGAGCGGGCAGCGCGA harbors:
- a CDS encoding NAD(P)/FAD-dependent oxidoreductase, giving the protein MSTRIVVVGGGTAGVRLAQRLPVTLLGEEPHAPYNRVLLADVLAGRYAPEVIALPAPQEPVRRGVRAVRIDRAARIVECEDGTEVGYDRLVLATGSNPVLPPLRGLRGSRLPSGVHPFRTLDDCLELRALVRPGVRAVVIGGGLLGVSAARALAALGAEVVLTQQGERLMERQLDVQASALLRSHVESLGVEVHTECRVSGLRQEDGAVTAVELADGFVLDAQVVVLACGVRPRVGLAKDAGLDVRKGVVVDDELRTSDPYIHAIGDCAEHDGQVYGLAGPALEQADALAEVLHAETSTTTDSPLPPVATADAPDLPRPAYTGTRALTRLTLGGPVSLDLAAFGEATPLPGDDVVQLTDATRSAYRKVVVRGDRLVGGVLLGDLAAVGALARAWEGDEALPHAPLLHLLTHDGGS